In the Flavisolibacter tropicus genome, one interval contains:
- a CDS encoding carboxypeptidase M32 produces MTTNELYSSYEQKMQRIADIKFATAVLQWDQETNMPVKGAQFRGQQISTLTELSHDLFSRDELGNLLQDLLAKDDLTIEQKRNVERNWEDYTKNKKYTSGFVRALSEQINQTFHAWIGARKQNSFALFEKDLDKLIQLKKQETDILGYQDHPYNALLDEFEKGATVSLLDQTFHDLLPPLKEVFNKIISKPQVDDSFLCQHFPKDEQWKWGLLLIKELGYDMEAGRQDISEHPFSISFNAQDVRITTRVDENDFGNMTWSCIHEVGHALYEQGLPTAHYGLPLGEACSYSIHESQSRLWENNVGRSKAFWQYYYPTLQQHFPQQFGAVELARFYKGINKVQPSLIRTEADEISYHFHVYIRYELEKKLIEGSLKTNEIPHFWNEHYNNLLNVTVPDDKRGCLQDVHWSHGSFGYFPTYSLGSFYAAQFYSSAKSNIPELEEQITKGQTQSLLHWLRENIHAKGRFYTSEELCKQVTGSGLDVSHFMGYILKKFETIY; encoded by the coding sequence ATTCCAGCTACGAACAGAAAATGCAACGCATAGCCGATATTAAGTTTGCAACGGCTGTTTTACAATGGGACCAGGAAACTAATATGCCAGTTAAGGGAGCGCAGTTTCGGGGGCAGCAGATTAGCACACTTACAGAACTGAGCCATGATTTATTTAGCCGGGATGAACTTGGAAATCTTTTGCAAGACTTATTAGCAAAAGATGATTTGACTATTGAACAAAAGCGAAATGTAGAACGTAACTGGGAAGATTATACTAAAAACAAGAAATATACCTCTGGTTTTGTACGTGCCTTGTCAGAACAAATTAATCAAACCTTTCATGCCTGGATTGGGGCACGCAAGCAAAACAGCTTTGCCCTCTTTGAAAAAGACTTGGACAAACTTATTCAACTAAAAAAACAGGAAACAGATATCCTTGGTTATCAGGATCACCCCTACAATGCTCTTTTAGATGAATTTGAAAAAGGAGCCACTGTGAGTCTGCTAGATCAAACCTTTCATGATCTTTTACCTCCTCTAAAAGAAGTGTTTAATAAGATAATCAGCAAGCCACAAGTAGATGATTCTTTCTTATGCCAACATTTTCCTAAAGACGAACAATGGAAATGGGGCTTGTTACTTATTAAAGAATTGGGTTATGATATGGAGGCAGGACGCCAGGATATTAGCGAACATCCGTTCAGCATTAGTTTCAATGCTCAAGATGTACGCATTACCACCAGAGTAGATGAGAATGATTTTGGCAATATGACCTGGAGTTGTATTCACGAAGTGGGGCACGCACTTTATGAACAAGGGTTACCAACTGCGCATTATGGCTTGCCTCTTGGAGAAGCTTGCTCTTACAGCATACATGAATCGCAATCTCGCCTATGGGAAAACAATGTAGGACGTAGCAAGGCTTTTTGGCAATACTATTACCCAACTCTACAGCAACATTTTCCCCAGCAATTTGGAGCAGTAGAACTTGCTCGTTTTTATAAGGGCATCAATAAGGTTCAACCCTCCCTAATCCGTACCGAAGCAGATGAAATATCCTATCACTTTCACGTTTACATACGCTATGAACTGGAAAAAAAACTGATAGAGGGTTCATTGAAAACCAACGAGATCCCACATTTCTGGAACGAGCATTACAATAACTTACTAAATGTAACCGTTCCTGATGATAAGCGTGGATGCCTACAGGACGTACATTGGAGCCACGGCAGTTTTGGATATTTTCCCACTTATAGCTTGGGAAGCTTTTACGCAGCGCAATTTTATAGCTCAGCAAAATCCAATATTCCAGAGTTGGAAGAACAAATAACTAAGGGCCAAACCCAATCATTATTACATTGGCTCCGCGAAAATATACATGCTAAAGGTCGGTTTTATACCAGTGAAGAGCTGTGTAAACAGGTTACAGGTAGCGGCTTGGATGTTTCTCACTTTATGGGTTATATATTGAAAAAGTTCGAAACGATTTATTAA